A window of the Lactuca sativa cultivar Salinas chromosome 7, Lsat_Salinas_v11, whole genome shotgun sequence genome harbors these coding sequences:
- the LOC111894544 gene encoding midasin, whose protein sequence is MAIDGSFGVEYELQRFLLRCPKLAAALQLDNLVEKGKILTEKELIDGVAELLLHPRYTIPLLGCFRPIARKIVDRVVALLHLVPDLTSNSNDSMIEFDDGRLFKDNESSDYEQDISVINLYVKYGRGLGLHELSCLAFSRTLDMLPYLTGSVKDYFKFAPPPFKRMMEKESMAQSLSLVQPGTHLLDAVQVSYRLLLAEPEVFAKLWDWSCYMDLIHEITSLNNGENTEILMDIRWCAVQTLTMVLNMSDKFIRKSKTSDLATSDFGFDDEKAYGCLLRWKEFLQDVSLEKAGWYLEPFGENTSVGQPNWSNMEAKWDTLKTGSPFVLTSAVKKSFEMVLLAVSQRWPVLLYGPAGAGKTALISRLAQGHGSQVLSIQMDEQIDGKTLIGTYVCAEQLFNTFLTKLSNWGAATSLGHQRRNLCSSYSTQKLPSIAIYTSTCLQIELELLL, encoded by the exons ATGGCGATTGATGGGAGTTTTGGTGTTGAATATGAGCTGCAAAGGTTTCTTCTTCGGTGTCCCAAGCTTGCGGCTGCTCTCCAATTAGATAACTTAGTCGAGAAG gggaaaattttgacagagaAAGAGTTGATTGATGGAGTAGCTGAGTTACTTTTACATCCTCGATATACAATTCCATTATTGGGATGCTTTCGTCCAATAGCACGAAAGATTGTCGACCGGGTTGTTGCTTTACTACATTTGGTGCCCGATTTGACATCAAATTCCAATGATTCGATGATTGAGTTCgatgatggaagattatttaagGATAATGAAAGTTCAGATTATGAACAAGATATTTCTGTTATTAATTTATATGTCAAATATGGGAGAGGTCTGGGACTTCACGAGCTTTCCTGTTTGGCATTTTCACGAACACTTGATATGCTACCTTATCTTACTGG GTCTGTAAAGGATTACTTTAAGTTTGCACCTCCTCCATTTAAAAGGATGATGGAAAAGGAATCAATGGCCCAATCATTATCATTAGTGCAG CCAGGAACACATCTATTAGATGCTGTGCAAGTATCATATCGTCTCCTTTTAGCAGAGCCTGAAGTTTTTGCTAAGCTATGGGATTGGTCATGTTATATGGACCTTATACATGAGATCACTAGTCTTAACAATGGAGAAAATACAGAGATTTTGATGGACATAAGATGGTGTGCAGTGCAAACATTAACAATGGTTTTGAACATGAGTGACAAGTTTATTAGAAAAAGTAAAACGAGTGACTTggcaacttcagattttgggtTCGATGATGAAAAAGCATATGGGTGTTTATTAAG GTGGAAGGAATTTCTTCAGGACGTGTCATTAGAGAAGGCTGGTTGGTATCTTGAACCATTTGGGGAAAACACAAGTGTAGGGCAACCAAATTGGAGCAATATGGAGGCAAAATG GGATACACTTAAAACTGGAAGTCCTTTTGTTTTAACATCTGCTGTGAAGAAAAGTTTTGAGATGGTATTGTTGGCAGTGAGTCAGAGGTGGCCTGTTCTTCTTTATGGTCCAGCTGGCGCAGGCAAAACTGCTCTCATTAGCAGGTTAGCCCAGGGGCATGGGAGTCAAG TTCTTTCTATTCAAATGGATGAGCAAATTGATGGAAAAACACTAATCGGGACTTATGTATGTGCTGAACAACTCTTCAATACCTTCTTGACTAAGTTATCTAATTGGGGAGCAGCCACAAGCTTGGGACACCAAAGAAGAAACCTTTGCAGCTCATATTCAACACAAAAACTCCCATCAATCGCCATTTACACTTCTACCTGCTTACAAATTGAACTCGAACTTCTCCTATGA
- the LOC111894567 gene encoding midasin, translated as MAIDGSFGVEYELQRFLLRCPKLAAAPQLDNLVEKGKILTEKELIDGVAELLLHPRYTIPLLGCFRPIARKVVDRVVALLHLVPDLTSNSNDSMIEFDDGRLFKDNESSDYEQDISVINLYVKYGRGLGLHELSCLAFSRTLDMLPYLTGSVKDYFKFAPPPFKRMMEKESMAQSLSLVQPGTHLLDAVRVSYRLLLAEPEVFAKLWDWSCYMDLIHEITSLNNGENTEILMDIRWCAVQTLTMVLNMSDKFIRKSKTSDLATSDFGFDDEKAYGCLLRWKEFLQDVSLEKAGWYLEPFGENTSVGQPNWSNMEAKWDTLKTGSPFVLTSAVKKSFEMVLLAVSQRWPVLLYGPAGAGKTALISRLAQGHGSQVLSIHMDEQIDGKTLIGTYVCAEQPGEFRWQPGSLTQAIINGLWVVFEDIDKAPADVQSILLPLLEGATSFLTGHGEAIRVSESFRLFSTVSSSRLDASSMTTGRNSLGALWRRVMIGSSSSSDLESILKAWYPDLESLCGKLIETFEKVNHLTGFQLGTCVTLSSAGRFSLRDLLKWCKIIAGLGFHFMGERLSGHVAKCIYQEAVDVFATSSSSVEARMRIMRELAEIWGIPISDAETLFPVDKPDIQDLRSDIRIGRVTLQLTRIPSSSVNKSFVEIRTSMHILERIAGSVKYNEPVLLVGETGTGKTTLVQNLAARLGQKLTVLNLSQQSDVADLLGGFKPMNAQFLCLPLYQEFENLFRSTFSSKDKENFLAILRKSVSGKNWNVLFSGLQKGVRTVVKIGKQKPGVKRKRPLGEKLIKSWEKFSLKLEAAHGQINASDGMVFSFVEGVFITALKNGDWILLDEINLAPPETLQRVIGVLEDEGGSLCLAERGDVDYISRHPNFRIFACMNPATDAGKRDLPLFLRNRFTEYFMDDVLEDEDLKLFINRFMEAADNSVKDITTKILKFYKIAKKESEERLQDGANQKPQYSLRSVYRAMEYTKKARRAFGFLKAIYDGFSMFFLTMLDPPSANLMKKLITGYLLDGKDPTHVSFDRYIVVGKNTKNDEFLENYVLTKSVRDQLSNLACAIFIGRYPVLLQGPTSSGKTSLVQYLAAITGHEFVRINNHEHTDLQEYLGSYITDASGRLVFQEGVLVKAVRNGHWIVLDELNLAPSDVLEALNRLLDDNRELYVPELCETIHAHPDFMLFATQNPPTFYGGRKMLSRAFRNRFVEIHVDEIPQDELSTILENRCKIPGSYAKKMIEVMIDLQKHRQSSKVFAGKHGYITPRDLFRWADRFRMFGKSYEDLGRDGYYLFVNLFNVLDRINSLVEQSGSITVNECGTIEGKPMVLHPHPQFRMFLTVNPTYGEVSRAMRNRGVEIYMMQPYGENELIDVKRFLALSDIPGEHLVNAMAKAHLSAKRDGLKHNVSISNLELMRWVQLFQRLVTNGNQATWSLKISFEHTYLSSLGEIEGKDIINEAISCYLSTQELHNCSSLCLPGGWPTTLNVRDFVWYSRETSVKQNCMYLEYLAAQMASHSFRASFGRMDNVLCPSDSMRAYLVDLETLHAMTFPKADVAGLDKVNQTELDFAFMNKRLLFAANWTMEQATESDLKLYLGDHLNRHCSFFSSFRKLLEKELDHSIWNCIRTSHGAQYSSPMLSLDFGKSTPSESESNSRNLSNAVKCVGLLRVSYQQWHNESEFKYSEQTRCFIPVLQSLKRLEERILDMLVESPFFDVLFVLYKELINDHLSAWNGLVSCQYDCMLISWRSLVKDAKKLKEFCANEVENFQNEMKNLERVLSWSLSSQRSLLWAYGGHPYSPSSVEIYRKQQQLVNLCHSIWTKNINLQELAHKGYIEAAVATNPELRFLAMQGVCMSAFIMSKVDEDDHDVLNQLEEMYQVLSSKFHYEKDKMERNAGTNDKASLFGALSSCCTMNPDMLCLPSGFNCWLDTLPLNDNNSFGLDMRLLQELSNIITLDGKDLESGLSRLRWLLESTLKFSLNSSSRPPTDFSPYQKISWVLEAWTSVNNAHASISSTVLEMWFNWHTSLWKHHSNREKKNSSQHGNADLVPDMLFQPVATLALDKILGNPIGIKDLNAHSLKLGVASRNLWLSSPHVADSHSFFLSSARSLFQQIILAHERSFEADKYSLIKSIFFSAQQADVRVIISLLASSTHHVLKSLIRPFIEPLLHALYVKNSADSLFDLGCAWLHIGGLRYHLLLCCDDVDPAVKKNLKYFQLTERIASLELDIEVRKECVQLAGCFSLSEADKEKTELLNDLKAERNRLQKQVVFRSDPRKFKKLRSECDEFMKLVATPFDLLKNIGNLSMQGVADQVHNWQETATRFVDRLSNEYSEYVDIVQPVQIAIYEMKLGLSLVLSNSLRDQFLDRVGQKDIDVVLGAIYSFMRFPRGISGKDDSCVDDSFHVKLSSFDKAFPTYIGEADVAMVETLVTSAKDNNSDEVVC; from the exons ATGGCGATTGATGGGAGTTTTGGTGTTGAATATGAGCTGCAAAGGTTTCTTCTTCGGTGTCCCAAGCTTGCGGCTGCTCCCCAATTAGATAACTTAGTCGAGAAG gggaaaattttgacagagaAAGAGTTGATTGATGGAGTAGCTGAGTTACTTTTACATCCTCGATATACAATTCCATTATTGGGATGCTTTCGTCCAATAGCACGAAAGGTTGTCGACCGGGTTGTTGCTTTACTACATTTGGTGCCCGATTTGACATCAAATTCCAATGATTCGATGATTGAGTTCgatgatggaagattatttaagGATAATGAAAGTTCAGATTATGAACAAGATATTTCTGTTATTAATTTATATGTCAAATATGGGAGAGGTCTGGGACTTCACGAGCTTTCCTGTTTGGCATTTTCACGAACACTTGATATGCTACCTTATCTTACTGG GTCTGTAAAGGATTACTTTAAGTTTGCACCTCCTCCATTTAAAAGGATGATGGAAAAGGAATCAATGGCCCAATCATTATCATTAGTGCAG CCAGGAACACATCTATTAGATGCTGTGCGAGTATCATATCGTCTCCTTTTAGCAGAGCCTGAAGTTTTTGCTAAGCTATGGGATTGGTCATGTTATATGGACCTTATACATGAGATCACTAGTCTTAACAATGGAGAAAATACAGAGATTTTGATGGACATAAGATGGTGTGCAGTGCAAACATTAACAATGGTTTTGAACATGAGTGACAAGTTTATTAGAAAAAGTAAAACGAGTGACTTggcaacttcagattttgggtTCGATGATGAAAAAGCATATGGGTGTTTATTAAG GTGGAAGGAATTTCTTCAGGACGTGTCATTAGAGAAGGCTGGTTGGTATCTTGAACCATTTGGGGAAAACACAAGTGTAGGGCAACCAAATTGGAGCAATATGGAGGCAAAATG GGATACACTTAAAACTGGAAGTCCTTTTGTTTTAACATCTGCTGTGAAGAAAAGTTTTGAGATGGTATTGTTGGCAGTGAGTCAGAGGTGGCCTGTTCTTCTTTATGGTCCAGCTGGCGCAGGCAAAACTGCTCTCATTAGCAGGTTAGCCCAGGGGCATGGGAGTCAAG TTCTTTCTATTCACATGGATGAGCAAATTGATGGAAAAACACTAATCGGGACTTATGTATGTGCTGAACAACCTGGTGAATTTAGGTGGCAGCCTGGTTCCCTTACTCA GGCTATCATTAATGGACTTTGGGTTGTTTTCGAGGACATTGATAAAGCTCCTGCAGATGTACAATCCATCTTGTTACCTTTGCTAGAGGGTGCTACTTCATTCTTAACAGGCCATGGGGAG GCAATAAGGGTTAGTGAAAGCTTTAGGCTTTTTTCTACAGTATCGAGCTCAAGATTAGATGCATCATCTATGACAACAG GTAGGAACTCCCTTGGTGCACTATGGAGGAGAGTAATGATTGGTTCATCAAGTAGTAGTGAcctagaaagtattttgaaagccTGGTACCCAGATTTGGAATCTCTTTGTGGAAAACTTATAG aaacctttgaaaaggttAATCATCTCACAGGCTTTCAACTAGGAACTTGTGTTACTCTCTCATCTGCTGGCAGGTTTTCACTGAG GGATCTTTTGAAGTGGTGCAAGATAATTGCTGGTTTGGGTTTTCATTTTATGGGTGAAAGGCTGTCTGGTCATGTGGCCAAGTGTATCTATCAAGAG GCTGTTGATGTTTTTGCAACTTCTTCAAGCTCAGTGGAAGCACGAATGAGAATTATGAGAGAGTTGGCAGAGATTTGGGGAATACCAATTTCAGATGCTGAGACTTTGTTTCCTGTTGATAAGCCTGATATTCAG GACTTGCGGTCTGATATACGCATTGGCAGAGTAACTCTTCAACTCACACGTATACCT TCATCTTCTGTGAACAAATCATTCGTTGAGATTCGTACTTCAATGCATATCCTTGAAAGAATAGCTGGATCTGTTAAGTATAATGAGCCTGTTCTTTTGGTTGGTGAAACTGGTACTGGAAAGACAACTTTAGTACAGAATCTGGCTGCAAGACTTGGTCAAAAACTTACagttttg AATTTGAGCCAGCAAAGTGATGTTGCAGATCTGTTGGGAGGATTTAAACCTATGAATGCACAGTTTCTATGCCTTCCGCTTTATCAGGAGTTTGAAAATCTCTTTAGAAGTACCTTCTCTTCAAAG GACAAGGAGAATTTTCTTGCCATATTAAGAAAATCAGTCAGTGGCAAGAATTGGAACGTGTTATTTAGTGGTTTACAAAAGGGTGTTCGTACAGTGGTCAAAATTGGAAAGCAGAAGCCTGGTGTAAAAAGGAAAAGACCTTTAGGGGAAAAACTAATAAAATCATGGGAAAAATTCTCTTTAAAACTCGAAGCAGCTCATGGTCAGATTAATGCTTCAGATGGGATGGTTTTTTCATTTGTAGAGGGAGTTTTTATCACAGCTTTGAAAAATGGTGACTGGATATTACTAGATGAGATCAATTTAGCCCCTCCAGAGACTCTTCAGAGAGTaattggtgttcttgaagatgaaGGTGGGTCCCTTTGTTTAGCTGAAAGAGGTGATGTTGATTATATATCCAGACACCCGAATTTCCGTATATTTGCTTGTATGAATCCTGCAACTGATGCTGGTAAAAGAGATCTTCCATTGTTTTTAAGAAACCGGTTTACAGAGTATTTTATGGATGATGTGTTGGAAGATGAGGATTTGAAACTGTTCATCAATCGGTTCATGGAAGCAGCAGACAATTCAGTCAAAGATATCACAAccaaaatcttgaaattttataaaatagcaaAAAAGGAATCTGAAGAGAGGCTACAAGATGGGGCGAATCAAAAACCTCAATACAGTTTAAGGTCTGTTTATCGTGCAATGGAATATACAAAGAAGGCAAGGCGAGCTTTTGGGTTTTTAAAAGCTATTTATgatggtttttcaatgttctttCTTACAATGTTAGATCCTCCAAGTGCCAACTTAATGAAGAAGTTAATTACAGGATACCTTTTAGATGGAAAAGACCCCACACATGTGTCATTCGACAGGTACATTGTGGTTGggaaaaacaccaaaaatgatGAGTTTTTAGAGAATTATGTTTTGACAAAAAGTGTGAGAGATCAACTTAGCAACTTGGCTTGTGCTATTTTCATAGGAAGGTATCCGGTTCTTTTACAGGGGCCCACATCTAGTGGAAAAACTAGCCTTGTTCAGTATCTTGCTGCGATCACTGGGCATGAATTTGTTCGAATTAACAACCATGAACACACTGATTTACAGGAGTATTTGGGATCTTATATAACTGATGCAAGTGGGAGACTTGTTTTCCAAGAAGGGGTGCTGGTTAAAGCAGTTAGAAATGGTCATTGGATAGTTCTTGATGAACTTAATCTTGCCCCTTCTGATGTTCTAGAAGCATTAAATCGATTGCTTGATGATAATCGTGAACTTTATGTTCCTGAATTATGTGAAACTATTCACGCACATCCAGATTTTATGCTTTTTGCTACTCAAAATCCACCCACTTTTTATGGTGGACGCAAGATGCTTTCTAGAGCTTTCCGGAATCGGTTTGTTGAAATCCATGTTGATGAAATCCCTCAAGATGAATTGAGTACAATTTTGGAAAACCGTTGCAAAATTCCAGGTAGTTATGcgaagaagatgattgaagtcaTGATAGATTTGCAAAAACATAGACAAAGCAGTAAAGTTTTTGCGGGAAAACACGGGTATATTACCCCGCGTGATTTGTTTCGGTGGGCTGATCGGTTTAGGATGTTTGGAAAGTCCTATGAAGATTTAGGGCGCGACGGTTATTATCTGTTTGTAAATCTGTTTAAT GTTCTTGATAGAATCAACTCTCTAGTTGAACAATCCGGATCGATAACTGTTAATGAATGTGGTACCATAGAAGGAAAACCAATGGTTCTTCATCCTCACCCTCAATTTCGGATGTTCCTCACTGTAAACCCTACATATGGTGAAGTATCAAGAGCAATGCGAAATAGAGGTGTTGAAATTTACATGATGCAGCCTTATGGTGAGAATGAACTCATAGATGTGAAGAGATTTCTAGCCCTTTCAGACATACCTGGTGAACATTTAGTCAATGCAATGGCTAAAGCACATCTTTCTGCTAAAAGAGACGGGTTGAAACATAATGTTAGCATTTCAAACCTTGAGCTTATGCGTTGGGTACAGTTATTTCAACGACTTGTTACAAATGGAAATCAGGCCACGTGGAGTTTGAAAATTAGCTTTGAGCATACGTATCTTTCCTCTTTAGGTGAAATTGAAGGAAAAGATATTATCAATGAAGCAATCAGTTGTTACTTGTCAACACAAGAACTTCACAATTGTAGTTCTCTATGCTTACCTGGCGGATGGCCCACAACCTTGAATGTACGTGATTTTGTATGGTACTCAAGAGAAACATCTGTAAAACAAAATTGTATGTATCTGGAATATCTTGCTGCTCAAATGGCCTCACATTCATTTCGGGCTTCTTTTGGTCGAATGGATAATGTTCTATGCCCTAGTGATTCAATGAGGGCATACTTGGTGGATTTAGAGACATTGCATGCTATGACATTTCCGAAAGCTGATGTGGCAGGGTTGGACAAAGTTAACCAAACAGAATTAGATTTTGCATTCATGAACAAAAGGCTTTTGTTTGCAGCAAACTGGACCATGGAACAGGCTACTGAAAGTGACCTTAAGTTGTATCTAGGTGATCATTTAAACAGGCATTGTTCATTCTTTTCTTCTTTCCGGAAACTTCTGGAAAAAGAATTGGACCATTCTATTTGGAACTGCATTAGAACATCTCATGGAGCACAATATTCATCGCCAATGCTTTCACTGGATTTTGGAAAATCAACTCCATCAGAATCAGAGTCTAACAGCCGAAATCTTTCTAATGCAGTGAAGTGTGTTGGGTTGTTGAGGGTTAGTTATCAACAGTGGCATAATGAGAGTGAGTTTAAGTATAGTGAACAAACTCGGTGTTTCATTCCTGTCTTACAATCTTTAAAAAGGCTTGAAGAAAGAATCCTTGATATGCTTGTTGAGTCTCCTTTCTTTGATGTACTTTTTGTACTTTATAAAGAGCTCATTAATGATCACTTATCTGCTTGGAATGGGTTAGTTTCGTGTCAGTATGATTGCATGTTAATCTCATGGAGGTCTTTGGTGAAAGATGCTAAAAAGTTGAAGGAGTTTTGTGCAAACGAAGTGGAAAATTTTCAG AATGAAATGAAGAATTTGGAAAGAGTTCTTTCATGGTCTTTGAGTTCACAGAGGTCATTGCTGTGGGCATATGGTGGTCATCCGTATTCACCTTCTTCTGTTGAGATATATAGAAAGCAACAGCAGCTTGTCAATCTTTGTCATTCAATTTGGACAAAAAACATCAACTTGCAGGAATTAG CCCATAAAGGCTATATTGAGGCTGCTGTTGCTACCAATCCTGAACTACGCTTTCTTGCCATGCAAG GTGTTTGCATGTCTGCATTTATCATGAGCAAAGTAGATGAAGATGACCATGATGTTTTAAATCAGTTGGAGGAGATGTATCAG GTGCTTTCGAGTAAGTTCCATTACGAAAAGGACAAGATGGAAAGAAATGCTGGGACTAATGACAAAGCATCTCTTTTTGGTGCTCTATCTAGTTGTTGCACTATGAACCCTGACATGTTATGCCTACCTTCTGGCTTCAACTGTTGGCTTGATACTCTGCCTTTAAATGATAACAATAGTTTTGGTCTTGATATGAGGCTTCTTCAAGAGCTTTCCAATATCATCACTCTTGATGGGAAGGATCTGGAATCT GGTTTGTCTCGTTTACGTTGGCTTCTAGAATCCACCTTGAAGTTTTCACTAAACTCTTCTTCAAGGCCTCCAACCGATTTCTCTCCTTATCAAAAAATCTCATGGGTTCTTGAAGCTTGGACCTCTGTCAATAATG CACATGCAAGCATTTCTAGTACTGTTCTTGAAATGTGGTTTAATTGGCACACATCGTTGTGGAAGCATCACTCAAATCGTGAGAAG AAAAATTCGAGCCAACATGGCAATGCAGATCTGGTACCTGATATGCTTTTTCAGCCTGTGGCAACACTGGCTCTAGACAAGATTCT gGGGAATCCAATTGGCATCAAGGATCTTAATGCACATAGCTTGAAACTTGGAGTGGCTTCTCGTAATCTTTGGCTAAGTTCTCCACATGTTGCTGATTCCCATAGTTTCTTTTTGTCATCTGCTAGATCTCTCTTTCAGCAG ATAATACTTGCCCACGAGAGGTCCTTTGAAGCTGATAAATATTCCTTGATCAAATCTATATTCTTTTCAGCTCAG CAAGCGGATGTGCGTGTGATTATATCTCTTCTAGCATCATCAACCCACCATGTTTTGAAGTCCTTAATAAGACCATTTATCGAGCCGTTGCTTCATGCGCTATATGTTAAGAACTCTGCAG ATTCCTTGTTTGATCTTGGTTGTGCTTGGCTACATATTGGGGGTTTACGTTATCATCTTCTACTATGCTGTGATGATGTGGATCCAGCTGTCAAGAAAAATCTGAAATATTTTCAACTGACAGAGAGGATTGCATCACTTGAACTTGATATCGAA GTGCGTAAGGAGTGTGTACAGCTGGCAGGATGTTTCTCTCTGAGCGAGGCTGACAAGGAAAAAACAGAATTACTAAACGATCTTAAAGCTGAAAGAAACAGACTCCAAAAACAG GTTGTGTTTCGATCTGATCCTAGGAAATTTAAGAAGCTGAGATCCGAATGTGATGAATTTATGAAATTGGTTGCAACACCATTTGATCTTTTAAAGAACATTGGGAATTTGAGTATGCAAGGGGTTGCTGACCAAGTGCATAATTGGCAG GAAACTGCAACACGTTTTGTGGATCGATTATCCAATGAATACTCGGAGTATGTTGATATTGTTCAACCTGTTCAGATTGCAATATATGAGATGAAATTAGGCTTGTCATTGGTTCTTTCAAACAGCCTACGTGATCAGTTTTTGGACAGAGTTGGGCAGAAAGATATTGATGTTGTTTTG GGGGCAATTTATTCGTTTATGAGGTTCCCTAGGGGCATATCGGGAAAAGATGATTCTTGTGTAGACGACAGTTTCCATGTCAAACTTTCATCCTTTGATAAAGCCTTCCCTACTTACATTGGGGAAGCTGACGTGGCCATGGTGGAAACCTTGGTTACTTCTGCTAAAGACAATAATAGTGATGAAGTGGTCTGTTAA